The Leptolyngbya subtilissima AS-A7 genome includes a region encoding these proteins:
- a CDS encoding VOC family protein: MQPRITVITLGVDNLERSLRFYRDGLGLSTAGIVGQEFEFGAVVFIDLQSGLRLALWPRESIAYDTGLSRGKPSSTEFTLGHNVGSRAEVDAVMEQVTAAGAVIVKPAQETFWGGYGGYFQDPDGHLWEVVWNPQWIHQD, encoded by the coding sequence ATGCAACCACGCATTACAGTCATCACCCTTGGCGTGGATAACTTGGAGCGATCGCTGCGTTTTTACCGAGATGGCCTAGGCCTCTCAACAGCAGGGATCGTAGGCCAGGAGTTTGAGTTTGGAGCCGTTGTCTTCATCGATCTTCAGTCGGGTCTCAGACTTGCTCTTTGGCCCCGCGAGAGTATCGCCTATGACACCGGGCTGTCGCGAGGCAAGCCCAGCTCAACGGAGTTTACCCTAGGGCACAACGTAGGCTCTAGAGCAGAAGTTGATGCCGTCATGGAACAGGTAACCGCCGCCGGTGCAGTTATCGTTAAACCTGCCCAGGAGACGTTTTGGGGTGGTTACGGAGGATATTTTCAAGACCCAGACGGCCACCTTTGGGAGGTGGTGTGGAATCCACAGTGGATCCATCAAGATTAA
- the glgB gene encoding 1,4-alpha-glucan branching enzyme yields MPATVDAEQIDRIVWNQHHDPFEILGPHMVQQDGQTVWAVRAYLPQADKAWVVLPEEHKEVPMESNHNPHFFECVLQVQDLANYQLKYVIGDHTHVIYDPYAFKTRAITDFDIHLFSEGNHHRIYEKLGAHFTEVEGVTGVYFAVWAPNARNASVLGDFNYWDGRKHQMRRLSNGIWDLFIPGLDVGTHYKYEIKNHDGHIYEKSDPYGFQQEIRPKTASIVTDLDSYAWQDADWMEKRRQTEPLTQPVSIYELHVGSWLHESSASPALRPDGSPEPVVTVAELKPGARFLTYRELADRLIPYIKELGFTHIELLPVAEHPFDGSWGYQVTGYYAVTSRYGTPEDFMYFVDQCHANGIGVIVDWVPGHFPKDGHGLAFFDGTHLYEHADPRKGEHKEWGTLVFNYGRNEVRNFLVANAIFWFEKYHIDGIRVDAVASMLYLNYFRKDGEWVANDYGGCEHIEAADFLRQVNHVLFTYFPGVLSIAEESTAWPMVSWPTYVGGLGFNLKWNMGWMHDMLDYFNMDPWFRQFHQNNVTFSIWYAFTENFMLALSHDEVVHGKSNMLGKMPGDEWQKFANLRCLYTYMFMHPGKKTLFMSMEFGQWSEWNVWGDLEWHLLQHQAHASLKHFMGKLNEFYRSEPALFTQDFDQAGFEWIDCSDNRHSVVAFIRCDKGSDDFVVVVCNFTPQPHSHYRVGVPEQGYYRELFNSDARDFGGSNMGNLGGKWSEDWSFHNRPYSLDLTLPPLGVIVLKLTSEETQKALSGQ; encoded by the coding sequence ATGCCTGCAACCGTTGACGCCGAACAGATTGACCGGATTGTCTGGAACCAGCACCATGACCCCTTTGAGATCTTGGGGCCGCACATGGTGCAGCAAGATGGTCAAACCGTTTGGGCCGTGAGGGCCTATCTGCCTCAGGCTGACAAAGCCTGGGTGGTGCTGCCAGAAGAGCACAAAGAAGTGCCTATGGAATCTAACCATAACCCCCACTTCTTTGAGTGCGTGCTGCAGGTTCAAGATCTGGCTAACTATCAGCTTAAATACGTCATCGGTGACCATACCCATGTCATCTATGATCCCTACGCCTTTAAGACCCGTGCCATCACCGATTTTGACATCCACCTCTTTAGCGAAGGCAACCACCATCGCATTTACGAAAAGCTAGGTGCACACTTCACCGAAGTCGAGGGCGTCACGGGCGTTTACTTTGCCGTGTGGGCTCCCAATGCTCGCAACGCATCGGTACTAGGCGATTTCAACTATTGGGATGGCCGCAAACACCAGATGCGCCGCCTTTCTAACGGCATTTGGGATCTATTTATTCCTGGGTTAGATGTTGGAACCCACTATAAGTACGAGATTAAAAACCACGACGGCCACATTTACGAAAAATCTGACCCCTACGGCTTTCAGCAGGAAATTCGACCCAAAACCGCCTCCATTGTCACCGATCTAGATAGTTACGCCTGGCAAGATGCTGACTGGATGGAAAAGCGTCGCCAGACCGAACCTTTGACCCAGCCAGTTTCTATCTACGAGCTGCATGTTGGCTCCTGGCTGCACGAGTCATCGGCTAGCCCCGCCCTGCGTCCCGACGGCAGTCCAGAACCGGTCGTTACGGTAGCTGAGCTCAAGCCCGGAGCTCGCTTCCTCACCTACCGAGAGCTAGCGGATCGGCTGATTCCTTATATCAAAGAGCTAGGGTTTACCCACATTGAGCTACTGCCCGTCGCTGAGCACCCTTTCGACGGTTCCTGGGGCTACCAGGTCACTGGCTATTACGCCGTCACCTCCCGCTACGGAACGCCCGAGGACTTTATGTATTTTGTCGACCAGTGCCACGCCAACGGCATCGGCGTCATTGTCGATTGGGTGCCAGGCCACTTTCCTAAGGACGGCCACGGTCTAGCATTCTTTGACGGCACCCACCTCTACGAACATGCTGACCCCCGCAAGGGCGAGCACAAAGAGTGGGGCACCCTGGTGTTCAACTACGGTCGCAACGAGGTGCGCAACTTCTTGGTGGCCAACGCCATCTTTTGGTTTGAAAAGTACCACATCGACGGAATCCGGGTGGATGCGGTAGCTTCCATGCTCTACCTCAACTACTTCCGCAAAGACGGGGAGTGGGTGGCTAACGACTACGGCGGCTGCGAGCACATCGAAGCGGCAGACTTTCTCCGTCAGGTAAACCACGTGCTGTTTACCTACTTCCCTGGAGTGCTTTCGATCGCAGAAGAATCGACCGCTTGGCCAATGGTCTCCTGGCCTACCTACGTGGGCGGACTAGGCTTTAACCTCAAGTGGAACATGGGCTGGATGCACGACATGTTGGATTACTTCAACATGGATCCATGGTTCCGCCAGTTTCACCAGAACAACGTTACCTTCAGTATTTGGTACGCCTTTACTGAAAACTTTATGCTGGCCCTGTCCCACGATGAGGTGGTGCACGGCAAGAGCAATATGCTAGGCAAAATGCCGGGGGATGAGTGGCAAAAGTTTGCCAACCTGCGCTGCCTCTACACCTACATGTTCATGCATCCGGGCAAAAAAACCCTGTTTATGAGCATGGAATTTGGCCAGTGGAGCGAGTGGAATGTCTGGGGCGACTTGGAATGGCACCTGCTTCAGCATCAGGCCCACGCTAGCCTTAAGCACTTTATGGGTAAGCTCAACGAGTTTTACCGTAGTGAACCGGCTCTGTTTACCCAAGACTTTGACCAAGCTGGCTTTGAGTGGATCGACTGTAGCGACAACCGCCACAGCGTGGTGGCCTTTATTCGCTGCGACAAGGGCAGCGATGACTTTGTGGTGGTGGTGTGCAACTTTACGCCCCAGCCCCATAGCCACTATCGGGTAGGCGTGCCTGAGCAGGGCTACTACAGAGAGCTCTTCAACAGCGATGCCCGCGACTTTGGCGGCAGCAACATGGGCAATCTCGGCGGCAAGTGGTCTGAGGATTGGTCGTTCCACAACCGACCCTATTCGCTGGATCTGACCCTGCCACCGCTAGGAGTTATTGTGCTGAAGCTGACTTCAGAAGAAACTCAGAAAGCCCTATCAGGTCAGTAA
- a CDS encoding pre-peptidase C-terminal domain-containing protein has protein sequence MGFLRLFPAGVVAPVALVGLLAGPATLVARADTVLEEAGTIYPAESTYTFEGTAGQVMTITLASEDFDPVLSLTGPDETEIASNDDFGGTLNSTIIIELPEDGTYTVVARSFSGQGGDYDLVVRTSTEFEVTYAEAEALALAEDYTGAIAAYTEAIAIDPEQSSAYLGRAQATLGQVYVEQGDLVEGPEDIPLEARESVIADFEQAATLFEASGSEDWAASLREQAEVLRNAESPQ, from the coding sequence ATGGGTTTTCTACGGTTGTTTCCTGCGGGAGTAGTAGCGCCTGTAGCCTTGGTGGGGCTGCTGGCTGGCCCGGCAACGCTGGTTGCCCGCGCCGATACCGTACTAGAAGAGGCGGGCACCATTTATCCGGCAGAGTCTACCTATACCTTCGAGGGCACAGCCGGACAGGTGATGACGATCACCCTAGCCAGTGAGGACTTTGATCCGGTGTTGTCATTAACCGGGCCTGATGAGACCGAAATCGCGTCTAACGACGATTTTGGCGGCACTCTAAACTCAACCATTATCATCGAGCTGCCTGAAGATGGTACCTACACTGTAGTGGCCCGGTCATTTTCGGGCCAGGGTGGCGACTATGACCTCGTTGTGCGCACCTCTACCGAATTTGAGGTGACCTATGCTGAGGCTGAGGCCCTGGCTCTGGCTGAAGACTACACTGGCGCCATTGCTGCCTACACTGAGGCGATCGCAATTGACCCTGAGCAGTCTTCAGCCTACCTAGGGCGGGCCCAGGCCACGCTAGGGCAGGTGTATGTGGAGCAAGGCGATTTAGTAGAAGGGCCAGAGGATATTCCCTTAGAGGCAAGAGAGTCAGTGATTGCCGATTTTGAGCAGGCCGCTACTCTTTTTGAGGCCAGCGGATCCGAAGACTGGGCCGCTTCTCTGCGAGAACAGGCCGAGGTGCTGCGCAATGCCGAGAGTCCGCAATAG
- a CDS encoding phycobilisome rod-core linker polypeptide: MSLPLLNYSPSSQNQRVAAYEIGGDEQPRIFSTDDLYDTSDMDALINAAYRQMFFHAFKCDRQTFLESQLRNGQITVRDFIRGLALSPTFYNSFFEKNSNYRFVEHCVQKILGRDVYSDREKIAWSIVVANKGIKGLVDELLDSEEYLTSFGYNTVPYQKRRVLPGRPEGERPIHIKNPRYDAYHRNQLGFPQIVWQSQVKRYVPQEKKVTAGNPQAFLGMARSIGASGAAPARVSTGDINIATAVPYRKVSS; this comes from the coding sequence GTGTCTCTTCCGTTACTAAACTATTCCCCGTCCAGTCAAAATCAGCGCGTTGCGGCTTACGAAATCGGCGGCGATGAACAGCCCAGAATTTTCTCCACCGATGACCTGTACGATACCAGCGACATGGATGCGCTGATTAATGCGGCCTATCGGCAGATGTTCTTCCACGCCTTTAAGTGCGATCGCCAGACCTTTCTGGAGTCGCAGCTGCGCAACGGCCAAATCACCGTGCGCGACTTTATTCGTGGCCTAGCGCTGTCGCCTACCTTCTACAACAGCTTCTTCGAGAAGAACAGCAACTACAGATTTGTTGAGCATTGCGTTCAAAAAATTCTGGGTCGCGACGTATACAGCGATCGCGAAAAAATTGCTTGGTCTATCGTAGTGGCCAACAAGGGCATTAAAGGCCTAGTCGATGAGTTGCTCGACAGCGAAGAGTATCTCACCAGCTTTGGCTACAACACCGTGCCTTATCAAAAGCGCCGAGTGCTGCCTGGTCGCCCCGAAGGCGAGCGCCCCATCCACATCAAAAATCCCCGCTACGACGCTTACCACCGCAATCAGCTGGGCTTCCCTCAGATTGTGTGGCAGTCTCAGGTCAAGCGGTACGTTCCCCAAGAGAAGAAGGTTACCGCTGGCAACCCCCAAGCCTTCCTTGGCATGGCCCGCAGTATTGGAGCCAGTGGTGCAGCCCCGGCTCGCGTATCCACCGGCGACATCAACATCGCCACCGCTGTACCCTACCGCAAAGTGTCATCATAA
- the fumC gene encoding class II fumarate hydratase encodes MAEPTPHTRQETDSMGAIAVPSDRYWGAQTQRSIRYFSIGQDKMPLEVVHAIAIAKKASALANAALGKLPQEKADLIVQAADEVIDGTLDDHFPLHVWMTGSGTQCNMNVNEVIANRAIEQAGGEMGSKTPIHPNDHVNMSQSSNDVFPTAMHIAAAQALVHTLSPAVTRLRDALDEKAQAWADIVKIGRTHMQDAVPLTLGQEFSGYVGMLDDNLKRLEGCLPGLYELALGGTAIGTGINAGPGFAEAAAEHIAAITGLPFVSAPNKFTVMGAHDAVVMASGVLKTLAVSLYKIANDIRLLSCGPRAGFAELQLPENEPGSSIMPGKVNPTQCEALAMVAVQVMGYDAAVAFAGASGYLEMNVYKPMMIFNLLQSVRLMADSCHNFTEFLVAGMTPNLKRIDQYVQQSLMLVTALSPAIGYDKASQIAHHAFEHDLTLKQAALTLGYVSESEFDQLIIPRRMTHP; translated from the coding sequence ATGGCTGAACCGACACCACACACCCGCCAGGAAACTGACAGCATGGGAGCGATTGCTGTGCCGAGCGATCGTTACTGGGGAGCCCAGACCCAGCGGTCAATTCGCTATTTTTCCATTGGTCAAGACAAAATGCCGTTGGAGGTGGTGCATGCGATCGCAATCGCCAAAAAAGCGTCAGCGCTAGCGAATGCTGCTCTGGGCAAACTGCCCCAGGAGAAAGCTGACTTGATCGTGCAGGCCGCAGATGAGGTAATTGACGGCACCCTCGACGACCACTTTCCGCTGCACGTGTGGATGACCGGCAGCGGCACCCAGTGCAACATGAACGTCAATGAGGTAATTGCTAACCGGGCGATCGAGCAGGCGGGAGGCGAGATGGGTAGCAAAACTCCCATTCACCCCAACGACCACGTCAATATGTCTCAGTCATCCAACGATGTGTTTCCCACAGCCATGCACATCGCCGCTGCCCAGGCCCTCGTGCACACCCTGAGCCCCGCCGTCACTCGGTTGAGGGATGCCCTGGATGAAAAAGCCCAGGCCTGGGCCGACATCGTCAAAATTGGTCGCACCCACATGCAAGATGCCGTACCGCTCACCCTGGGCCAAGAGTTTTCAGGCTATGTAGGCATGCTCGACGACAATTTGAAACGCCTTGAGGGATGCCTGCCAGGGCTGTACGAGCTGGCTCTGGGGGGCACGGCGATCGGCACCGGCATTAACGCTGGACCTGGCTTTGCGGAAGCCGCCGCCGAGCACATTGCGGCTATCACTGGGCTGCCCTTCGTTAGTGCCCCTAACAAGTTCACCGTCATGGGTGCCCACGATGCCGTAGTGATGGCCAGCGGCGTGCTCAAAACCCTAGCGGTATCGCTCTACAAAATTGCCAACGACATTCGCCTGCTGAGCTGTGGGCCTAGGGCCGGATTCGCGGAGTTGCAGTTGCCAGAGAATGAGCCGGGGTCATCGATTATGCCGGGCAAAGTGAACCCCACCCAGTGCGAGGCTCTGGCCATGGTAGCGGTGCAGGTCATGGGCTATGACGCGGCGGTGGCCTTTGCCGGAGCTAGCGGCTATTTGGAGATGAATGTCTACAAGCCAATGATGATCTTTAATCTGCTGCAATCGGTGCGGCTAATGGCCGACAGCTGCCACAACTTCACTGAGTTTTTGGTCGCTGGTATGACCCCCAACCTGAAACGGATCGACCAGTACGTGCAGCAGTCGCTGATGCTAGTCACCGCCCTGAGCCCAGCCATTGGCTATGATAAGGCCTCTCAGATTGCCCACCACGCCTTTGAGCACGACCTCACCCTGAAGCAGGCCGCCCTGACCCTAGGTTATGTCTCAGAATCGGAGTTTGACCAGCTAATTATCCCCCGCCGCATGACCCATCCTTGA
- a CDS encoding PEP-CTERM sorting domain-containing protein (PEP-CTERM proteins occur, often in large numbers, in the proteomes of bacteria that also encode an exosortase, a predicted intramembrane cysteine proteinase. The presence of a PEP-CTERM domain at a protein's C-terminus predicts cleavage within the sorting domain, followed by covalent anchoring to some some component of the (usually Gram-negative) cell surface. Many PEP-CTERM proteins exhibit an unusual sequence composition that includes large numbers of potential glycosylation sites. Expression of one such protein has been shown restore the ability of a bacterium to form floc, a type of biofilm.), producing MKAFTILSSALVLTGLLGSVAPEAFAAKGGNSKGGSSGGQTSQPAAPLTCASGSVTSNPLAGGSSLSYSQCLNPVSGNDVTSGISGELTAFLDSTLGDDWVFDGKYEGGRNSSGPNDYGFSWVQTGKGSGTWSLAETVTSPFVISLKAGNAYTAYYFDSSTSFNSGTWATFDQKDLSHASFFVAKGDLTPEEPNTTVPEPASTAALVLVGLSAAGLARKKQG from the coding sequence ATGAAAGCATTCACGATTCTAAGTTCAGCTTTAGTGCTGACCGGCCTCCTAGGGTCGGTAGCCCCTGAGGCATTTGCTGCCAAGGGCGGCAACAGCAAGGGCGGTAGCAGCGGTGGCCAAACCAGCCAACCGGCGGCTCCCCTCACCTGTGCCAGCGGCTCAGTAACCAGCAACCCTCTGGCCGGTGGGTCTTCACTCAGCTACAGCCAGTGTTTAAATCCAGTGTCGGGCAACGATGTCACCAGCGGCATCAGCGGCGAACTCACTGCCTTCCTCGACAGCACCCTAGGAGACGACTGGGTGTTCGACGGTAAATACGAAGGTGGCCGTAACTCCTCTGGCCCCAATGACTATGGCTTTAGCTGGGTACAAACCGGCAAAGGCAGCGGCACCTGGAGCTTAGCCGAGACCGTAACCAGTCCCTTTGTAATTAGTCTCAAGGCCGGTAACGCCTACACCGCTTACTACTTCGACAGCAGCACCAGCTTCAACAGCGGTACCTGGGCCACCTTTGACCAAAAAGACTTATCTCACGCATCGTTCTTCGTTGCCAAAGGCGACCTCACTCCCGAAGAACCGAACACCACCGTGCCAGAACCAGCCTCTACCGCGGCCCTAGTACTAGTGGGCCTAAGCGCCGCTGGGCTAGCCCGCAAAAAGCAGGGTTAG
- a CDS encoding DNA double-strand break repair nuclease NurA has protein sequence MPVSSSQIKALLDQKRDAFSAFSRAKFELMHAYNRAWIEFAALPHARQLAQLDNLTGPVGARPLEAIAAEKGILPFFFTESGPVSDRWTNREQSAQWVQTVLEDITTFAVDGSQISPGKDISIPIALLQIGWFENPHSATRPYKKDVRVDLMTPSELGPNPAQPVERRVNIRRFQMEVARLVEYINACQDPERTLVFFDGALVVTFAEAFDQESQTAYVQSILSLLEASDRRRVPLVGYVDTSYARDLTTMLHHVYGLEATEGIHDAQLLARLMEWGDRSAVFQCDRGGVLDQYNDYGDQIAFTYLKTTRDGHPVRLEMPRWMWESGHITQYLNWVRGEVIIGGGYPYSIETADQTAVLQGQDKHIFLRVLQDWADREAINLRLSRKMVSKQRRR, from the coding sequence ATGCCAGTGAGTTCCAGCCAAATTAAAGCCCTGCTCGACCAGAAGCGAGATGCCTTTAGCGCCTTCAGTCGGGCTAAGTTTGAGCTGATGCACGCCTACAACCGAGCGTGGATTGAGTTTGCCGCCCTACCACACGCCAGGCAGCTCGCTCAGTTAGACAACCTAACCGGGCCAGTGGGAGCCCGTCCCTTAGAGGCGATCGCCGCCGAAAAAGGCATCTTGCCGTTCTTCTTTACAGAATCTGGCCCGGTGAGCGATCGCTGGACGAACCGTGAACAGAGCGCCCAGTGGGTGCAGACCGTCCTAGAAGACATCACCACCTTCGCGGTGGATGGTTCTCAAATTTCCCCTGGCAAAGATATTTCTATCCCAATTGCGCTGCTGCAAATTGGCTGGTTTGAGAACCCCCACAGTGCCACCCGCCCCTATAAAAAGGACGTGCGGGTCGACCTCATGACCCCCTCCGAGCTGGGGCCAAACCCTGCCCAACCCGTAGAGCGCCGCGTCAACATTCGCCGCTTTCAAATGGAGGTGGCGCGGCTGGTGGAATATATCAACGCTTGCCAAGACCCTGAGCGCACGCTGGTATTTTTTGACGGGGCTCTGGTGGTCACCTTTGCCGAAGCCTTTGACCAGGAGAGCCAAACTGCCTACGTGCAGTCTATTCTTTCGCTATTAGAGGCCAGCGATCGCCGCCGCGTCCCCCTGGTGGGCTATGTGGATACCTCCTACGCCCGCGACCTGACCACAATGCTGCACCACGTCTATGGGCTAGAGGCCACCGAGGGCATTCACGACGCCCAACTGCTGGCGCGGCTGATGGAGTGGGGCGATCGCAGCGCTGTGTTTCAGTGCGATCGCGGCGGCGTTTTGGATCAGTACAACGACTACGGCGATCAAATCGCCTTTACCTATCTCAAAACTACCCGCGACGGTCATCCCGTGCGCCTCGAAATGCCCCGGTGGATGTGGGAAAGCGGCCACATTACTCAATACCTCAACTGGGTGAGGGGCGAGGTAATTATTGGCGGCGGCTACCCCTACAGTATTGAAACCGCCGACCAAACCGCCGTCCTTCAAGGCCAAGACAAACATATTTTTCTGCGCGTGCTGCAAGACTGGGCCGACCGCGAAGCGATCAACCTGCGGCTCTCCCGCAAAATGGTCAGCAAACAGCGCCGCCGTTAG
- a CDS encoding ferrochelatase: protein MVATPDVIQTSASHSHPTSSGDSRVAVLLMGYGEVESYEDFANYNEQALNLLTAKFAPVPTWVYPPLAKVLAAFDLHEWSHQHGNFISPHNAIFEAQRAGIEANLKERWGDRIKVFKAFNFCKPFLPDQVLEQVKAEGYDKLLIYPLLVVDSIFTSGIAIEQVNQALVKLSDGTEHWVQGTRYIPSFFDAPDYIDLLATMVEEKIKDHLAVAHLPSQTGIVLMNHGCPHEAKGFTSGIDESQKLYDKVRDRLIYKYPLISVGWLNHDTPLIKWTQPNADLAARNLIDLGATALVFMPIGFATENHETLLDVEHIIEGLRRKRPDVTYVQMPCVNDRPDFLAMAATWADKHIADLLEEDALAINPSLAASQAAAVHSHHGHTHDHHLPGHDHGHSHDHGHHHH, encoded by the coding sequence ATGGTTGCAACCCCTGATGTTATTCAAACATCCGCATCTCACTCCCACCCAACATCCTCTGGCGATAGCAGGGTAGCGGTGCTGCTGATGGGCTACGGCGAAGTCGAAAGCTACGAAGACTTTGCCAACTACAACGAGCAGGCGCTCAACCTCCTAACAGCAAAATTTGCCCCCGTACCAACCTGGGTCTACCCTCCCCTGGCCAAGGTGCTGGCCGCCTTCGACCTCCACGAGTGGAGCCACCAGCACGGCAACTTTATCTCTCCCCACAACGCTATTTTTGAGGCCCAGCGGGCCGGCATCGAGGCCAATTTGAAAGAGCGCTGGGGCGATCGCATCAAGGTGTTCAAAGCCTTCAACTTCTGCAAGCCCTTCCTGCCCGACCAAGTGCTAGAGCAGGTCAAAGCAGAGGGCTACGACAAGCTGCTGATCTATCCCCTGTTGGTGGTTGATTCCATCTTCACCAGCGGCATTGCGATCGAGCAGGTCAACCAGGCTCTAGTCAAACTATCCGATGGCACCGAGCACTGGGTCCAGGGCACGCGCTACATTCCTTCTTTCTTTGACGCGCCCGACTACATCGATCTGTTGGCCACCATGGTCGAAGAAAAAATCAAAGACCACCTGGCCGTGGCCCACCTGCCCTCTCAAACCGGCATCGTGTTGATGAACCACGGCTGCCCCCACGAGGCCAAGGGCTTTACCTCCGGCATTGATGAGAGCCAAAAGCTCTACGACAAAGTGCGCGATCGCCTGATCTACAAGTATCCATTGATCTCAGTAGGCTGGCTCAACCACGATACCCCGCTGATCAAATGGACCCAGCCCAACGCTGACCTGGCGGCCCGTAACTTGATTGATCTGGGAGCCACCGCCCTGGTGTTTATGCCCATCGGCTTCGCTACCGAAAACCACGAAACCCTGCTGGATGTCGAGCACATTATCGAAGGGCTGCGCCGCAAGCGCCCCGACGTTACCTATGTGCAAATGCCCTGCGTCAACGATCGCCCCGACTTTCTAGCTATGGCAGCCACCTGGGCCGACAAGCACATCGCCGATCTGCTGGAAGAAGACGCCCTAGCGATTAATCCTTCCCTAGCGGCATCTCAGGCGGCGGCGGTGCATAGTCACCACGGTCATACCCACGACCACCATCTACCCGGACACGATCACGGTCACAGCCACGACCACGGTCATCATCACCACTAG